From a single Polynucleobacter asymbioticus QLW-P1DMWA-1 genomic region:
- a CDS encoding c-type cytochrome → MKLALVTAVLLSSIGLVNVANAASIDKGQALVEKGNCVSCHGAGLNAPIMPTYPKLAGQYPDYLYYALKAYEVGDTNHLYGRNNATMSSLIKAQTTPLTDQDLRDIAAYIASLPGNFVIKK, encoded by the coding sequence ATGAAATTAGCTCTAGTTACCGCAGTTTTGCTGTCCAGTATCGGTCTTGTCAACGTAGCCAATGCAGCAAGCATTGATAAGGGGCAGGCTTTAGTTGAGAAAGGTAATTGTGTTTCATGTCACGGCGCTGGTCTGAATGCACCAATCATGCCCACATACCCTAAGCTCGCCGGTCAATACCCAGATTATCTTTATTACGCTTTGAAGGCATATGAAGTGGGTGATACAAATCACTTATACGGTCGCAATAACGCCACCATGTCCTCCCTTATTAAGGCGCAAACAACGCCTTTAACAGACCAAGATTTGCGTGACATCGCTGCTTACATTGCTTCCTTACCAGGGAACTTTGTTATCAAGAAGTAA
- a CDS encoding c-type cytochrome: MCAGVALMGFSAQADEVKGSAAAGNGKVWLCTGCHSIPDYRADYPYVYRVPMLGGQNAGYIATALSEYKKGERKHPTMRSIATSLSDQDMADIGEYYAAQTASSPNNPLK, from the coding sequence ATGTGCGCCGGTGTGGCGTTAATGGGATTTTCAGCCCAGGCTGACGAAGTAAAAGGTAGTGCTGCAGCTGGTAACGGCAAGGTTTGGCTTTGCACTGGTTGCCATTCCATTCCTGACTATCGTGCCGACTATCCCTACGTATATAGAGTGCCTATGTTGGGTGGCCAAAATGCGGGTTACATTGCTACAGCCTTATCGGAATACAAAAAAGGCGAAAGAAAGCATCCAACCATGCGATCTATTGCTACCAGCCTATCTGATCAAGATATGGCTGATATCGGCGAATACTATGCTGCGCAAACTGCCAGCTCACCTAACAACCCATTGAAGTGA
- a CDS encoding vWA domain-containing protein — protein sequence MLIQFFLNLKEAKVPVSVREFLTLLDALKSNVITPSIDDFYQLARMTLVKDEQHFDRFDQAFGSYFKGVEKIIALTPDIPMDWLEKKLQRVLSDEEKVALKKLGGPEALKKRLEELLKEQKEWHGGGSKWVGAGGSSPFGHSGYHPEGIRIGGESAGNRTAIKVWEAREFKDYDSDLALGTRNIKVALRRLRRFAREGSVLELDLDKTIHSTAANAGMLDIQMRPERHNQVKVLLLMDVGGSMDDHIQRIAELFSAAKAEFKHLEYYYFHNCVYENLWQSNRRRRDQVTATQDIINKYGPDYKLIFIGDATMSPYEILSPNGSVEYNNREAGAVWINRLLDHFPHFAWLNPEPESIWEYRQSIDIMKNLLKDRMYPVTLNGLESAMRQLSK from the coding sequence ATGCTCATTCAGTTCTTTCTGAATTTGAAAGAGGCCAAAGTGCCTGTTTCAGTACGAGAATTTTTAACTCTACTTGATGCGCTGAAGTCCAATGTCATTACCCCCTCAATAGATGATTTTTACCAACTGGCTCGCATGACTTTGGTAAAAGATGAGCAACACTTTGATCGTTTTGACCAAGCATTTGGTAGCTACTTTAAGGGTGTTGAAAAAATCATCGCTCTAACCCCAGATATCCCCATGGATTGGCTTGAAAAGAAGTTGCAACGGGTACTCAGCGACGAAGAAAAGGTGGCCCTAAAAAAACTGGGCGGACCTGAGGCCTTAAAAAAGCGCTTAGAAGAGCTTTTAAAAGAGCAAAAAGAATGGCATGGTGGAGGCAGTAAGTGGGTTGGAGCCGGTGGCTCATCTCCATTTGGGCATAGCGGCTACCACCCCGAAGGAATAAGAATTGGTGGCGAAAGTGCCGGCAACCGCACTGCGATTAAAGTGTGGGAAGCACGAGAGTTTAAAGATTACGACAGCGACCTAGCCCTAGGTACGCGCAATATTAAAGTCGCTTTAAGACGCTTACGGCGTTTTGCTCGCGAAGGTTCTGTACTCGAGTTGGATTTAGATAAAACCATTCATTCGACTGCTGCCAATGCAGGAATGCTAGATATTCAGATGCGCCCAGAGCGCCATAATCAAGTCAAGGTTCTTTTGTTGATGGATGTGGGTGGATCGATGGATGATCACATCCAGCGTATTGCTGAATTATTCTCAGCAGCTAAAGCAGAATTTAAACATCTTGAGTACTACTATTTTCATAACTGTGTTTATGAAAATCTATGGCAAAGTAATCGCCGCCGCCGTGATCAAGTTACCGCTACCCAAGACATCATTAATAAATATGGCCCTGATTACAAGCTCATATTTATCGGTGATGCAACTATGTCTCCCTATGAGATCTTGAGTCCAAATGGCTCTGTGGAATATAACAATCGAGAAGCCGGTGCCGTTTGGATTAATAGGCTTCTAGACCACTTTCCCCATTTTGCGTGGCTCAACCCAGAACCTGAATCTATTTGGGAATATCGACAATCGATCGACATCATGAAGAACTTACTAAAAGATCGTATGTATCCTGTTACGCTAAACGGTCTTGAAAGTGCCATGCGCCAACTTTCCAAGTAA
- a CDS encoding AAA family ATPase — protein MTKPASTAQNRFDGSQSYVATDDLKLAVNAAIALQRPLLIKGEPGTGKTMLAEEVAAALKMPLLQWHIKSTTKAQQGLYEYDAVSRLRDSQLGDEKVKDIRNYIVKGVLWQAFEADEPTVLLIDEIDKADIEFPNDLLREIDRMEFYVYETRELIKAKHRPLVIITSNNEKELPDAFLRRCFFHYITFPDAQTMQSIVDVHHPNIKQDLLEAALKAFYQIRSLPGLKKKPSTSELIDWLKLLLAEDIPPEALYSQEEKIVVPPLHGALLKNEQDVHLFERLVTMNRNHR, from the coding sequence ATGACTAAGCCCGCATCTACCGCCCAAAACCGCTTTGATGGCAGTCAAAGCTACGTTGCTACCGATGACCTGAAATTAGCGGTGAATGCAGCAATTGCCCTTCAGCGCCCCCTTCTTATTAAGGGAGAGCCTGGAACCGGAAAAACGATGTTAGCCGAAGAAGTCGCGGCTGCCCTAAAGATGCCTCTATTACAGTGGCACATTAAGTCGACTACCAAGGCGCAACAAGGTTTATATGAATACGATGCCGTTAGTCGTTTGCGGGATTCTCAATTAGGCGATGAAAAAGTAAAAGATATTCGCAACTACATTGTGAAGGGTGTTCTGTGGCAAGCCTTCGAGGCAGATGAACCTACCGTATTGTTGATCGATGAAATTGACAAAGCAGATATTGAATTTCCAAACGATCTATTGCGAGAAATCGATCGCATGGAATTTTATGTCTATGAAACGCGTGAATTAATCAAAGCGAAACACCGTCCTTTAGTCATCATCACCTCAAACAATGAAAAAGAATTACCAGATGCTTTCTTGCGTCGCTGTTTCTTTCATTACATTACCTTTCCAGATGCGCAAACGATGCAAAGCATCGTGGATGTCCACCATCCCAATATTAAGCAAGATCTACTCGAAGCTGCCCTCAAAGCCTTTTACCAGATACGTTCCCTACCCGGCCTAAAGAAAAAGCCATCCACATCCGAATTAATTGATTGGTTAAAACTCTTGCTAGCTGAAGACATACCTCCGGAGGCCCTTTACAGCCAAGAGGAAAAAATTGTCGTTCCACCTCTTCATGGAGCGCTACTAAAGAACGAGCAAGATGTTCATTTGTTTGAGCGTCTTGTGACGATGAATCGCAATCATCGCTAA
- a CDS encoding XdhC family protein has translation MNSTDLSVLKSALTWLQAGHLVAIATVAQTWGSAPRPVGSWLAIRDDGQVAGSVSGGCVEDDLISRVQTDILTRSTPEMVVYGVSQEEAARFGLPCGGNLRLLVEPKPELAILEQLLSSISNHQITRRSVNLLTGKSTLSSGNQNDDFILTDTEMRTTYGPRWRMIIIGAGQLSLYTADFALAADFEVIVIDPREEYIEGINRDDVSFMRGMPDDVLLELNVDSHTAVVALTHDPKLDDMALMEALKSPAFYVGALGSRKNTLKRKERLLEFDVNQEQVEKLHGPVGLHIGALTPPEIAVSILAEVIAVKYGIIVPKKS, from the coding sequence ATGAATAGTACTGACTTAAGCGTTCTCAAATCAGCCTTAACCTGGTTACAAGCTGGTCACTTAGTAGCTATTGCCACCGTAGCGCAAACGTGGGGCTCAGCCCCTAGACCTGTTGGCTCTTGGTTGGCCATTCGAGATGATGGCCAAGTTGCGGGTTCGGTCTCAGGTGGTTGCGTGGAAGACGATTTAATTAGTCGAGTGCAGACAGACATCCTCACTCGTAGCACACCAGAAATGGTGGTCTATGGCGTTAGCCAGGAAGAGGCTGCACGTTTTGGTTTGCCGTGTGGCGGAAACCTGCGCCTTTTAGTGGAACCAAAGCCTGAGCTGGCGATATTAGAACAATTACTCTCATCGATCAGCAATCATCAAATAACCCGACGCTCAGTCAATCTGCTTACTGGTAAATCGACTCTATCGTCCGGCAATCAAAATGATGATTTCATCTTGACCGATACAGAGATGAGAACGACCTACGGGCCACGTTGGCGCATGATCATTATTGGTGCTGGACAACTATCTTTATATACCGCGGATTTTGCTCTTGCTGCCGATTTTGAAGTAATTGTGATCGATCCTCGTGAGGAATATATCGAAGGTATCAACCGAGATGATGTGAGCTTTATGCGCGGTATGCCCGATGATGTCCTTCTAGAATTAAATGTGGATTCTCATACCGCTGTAGTCGCGTTAACCCATGATCCTAAATTGGATGATATGGCGCTGATGGAGGCCTTAAAGTCCCCAGCCTTTTATGTTGGCGCCTTGGGAAGTCGTAAAAATACCCTAAAACGCAAAGAGCGTCTTTTGGAATTTGACGTCAATCAAGAGCAGGTAGAAAAACTCCATGGCCCAGTAGGACTGCATATCGGGGCCCTCACTCCACCAGAAATCGCAGTTTCGATTCTGGCAGAAGTCATTGCCGTTAAATACGGCATCATTGTCCCGAAGAAAAGCTAA
- a CDS encoding GntR family transcriptional regulator, translating into MNTKLNNRPLYEDVADRLREQIFSKELAPGSWLDEQGLAEQFGISRTPMREAIKVLASEGLVTIKMRRGSYVTEVARKDLEQIFTILSLLEGEAAKITASKATEAELNLLDHLHHRLEKAAADRDIEQFFEVNGKFHELIQEIAGNRWMNGVINDLRKVLKLHRRDSLTSTGRLQNSLIEHREILNAILKRDQVAAEFAMRKHLARGLEAVK; encoded by the coding sequence ATGAATACAAAACTGAATAATAGACCCTTGTACGAAGACGTTGCTGACCGCCTGCGTGAGCAAATATTTAGTAAAGAGTTGGCTCCTGGAAGCTGGCTAGATGAACAAGGCTTGGCTGAGCAATTTGGAATTAGTCGAACTCCTATGCGGGAAGCCATTAAGGTATTGGCTTCTGAAGGCCTAGTGACGATCAAAATGCGTCGAGGCTCTTATGTCACTGAAGTTGCCAGAAAGGATTTAGAGCAAATCTTTACCATTCTTTCCCTATTAGAAGGTGAAGCAGCAAAGATTACCGCCAGCAAAGCCACAGAAGCTGAGCTTAACTTGCTAGATCACTTACACCACCGACTTGAGAAGGCAGCTGCTGATCGAGATATAGAGCAATTTTTTGAGGTCAATGGCAAATTTCATGAGCTCATTCAGGAGATCGCAGGAAATCGCTGGATGAATGGCGTGATAAATGACCTACGAAAAGTTCTTAAATTACATCGTCGAGATTCTCTGACGAGCACGGGGCGTCTACAAAATTCACTGATTGAGCATCGAGAAATCCTCAATGCGATACTAAAGCGAGATCAAGTCGCAGCTGAATTTGCGATGCGTAAACATTTGGCACGCGGGCTCGAAGCGGTTAAATAA
- a CDS encoding RidA family protein, giving the protein MSTISERLNTLGIQLPPVGAPAAAYVMAATSGNTVFLSGHIAKQDGKPWVGKLGKDMDTETGKAAARAIAIDLIATLQNHLGSLDKVKRIVKVMGLVNSTDTFIEQHLVVNGCSELLFEVFGEAGKHARSAFGVAQIPLGACVEIELIAEI; this is encoded by the coding sequence ATGAGCACTATTAGCGAACGTCTCAACACTCTTGGCATCCAATTGCCCCCTGTCGGCGCACCAGCTGCAGCCTACGTAATGGCTGCCACTAGCGGCAACACCGTATTTCTATCTGGTCATATTGCCAAACAAGATGGAAAACCCTGGGTTGGAAAACTAGGTAAAGATATGGATACGGAAACTGGTAAAGCTGCTGCGCGCGCTATTGCTATTGATTTAATTGCCACCTTACAAAACCACCTAGGCTCACTAGACAAAGTAAAGCGCATAGTCAAGGTGATGGGGCTTGTCAACTCAACCGATACTTTTATCGAGCAGCATTTAGTAGTTAATGGCTGTTCAGAGCTTCTTTTTGAAGTGTTTGGAGAAGCGGGCAAGCATGCTCGTAGTGCATTTGGTGTGGCGCAAATCCCATTGGGTGCTTGCGTAGAAATCGAGTTGATTGCGGAAATCTAA
- the parC gene encoding DNA topoisomerase IV subunit A — protein MDIVEVDEPLAPAKTPNAGGPKDPHDPKTIDLNEDGKDGLTLAVYAERAYLDYAISVVKGRALPDVADGQKPVQRRILFSMSEMGLRADAKPVKSARVVGDVLGKFHPHGDQSAYDALVRLAQSFSLRYPLIDGQGNFGSRDGDGAAAMRYTEARLTKIAGLLLSEIDEGTVDFAPNYDGSFQEPKLLPARLPFVLLNGASGIAVGMATEIPSHNLREVASAAIALMKSPKMSTAELLGIMPGPDYPGGGQIISSPAEIAQIYETGRGSIKVRARWSVEELARGQWQIVVNELPPSASSQRVLQEIEEITNPKVKVGKKTLTPEQNNLKSTILNVLDGVRDESSKDAAVRLVFEPKSKNIDVNEFVNLLLAHTSLESNAPMNLVMIGNDGRPRQKGLKEILSEWVEFRVSTVTRRTQYRLGKVKDRMHILEGRLIVLLNIDKVIKIIRNSDEPKSDLIKEFKLSDRQAEDILDIRLRQLARLEGIKIEQELKQLQTERDDLEGLLQSDAVLRKRIIKEIESDLKDFGDDRRTLIQEDKRAVAETKVIDEPVTVIVSQKGWVRVRQGHEHDATQFSFKAGDALYGTFEVRTIDVIQGFGSDGRVYTVQVSELPGARGDGSPLTSFVNLATGSQMVAYYAGQPDDLVLLSTKAGYGFLANVSDMSTRNKAGKSFISVDSKVPGDAPLGAAKVKVGMKQVACLSEASKLLVFSLDELKRLPTGGKGVILMGLDDKEFLASAIAVGSDGATYSGAGRAGKPTELSLDAKTLKSFAGNRARKGHFVEPRLKDGKLKAS, from the coding sequence ATGGATATTGTCGAGGTAGATGAGCCACTTGCCCCTGCTAAAACACCAAATGCAGGAGGACCTAAAGATCCGCATGATCCAAAAACCATCGACTTAAATGAAGATGGTAAGGATGGCTTAACCTTAGCAGTCTATGCAGAGCGTGCTTATTTAGATTACGCCATTAGCGTTGTTAAAGGTCGTGCATTGCCTGATGTCGCTGACGGTCAAAAGCCTGTGCAACGCCGTATTTTGTTCTCAATGAGTGAGATGGGTCTGCGAGCTGATGCCAAACCCGTTAAGAGCGCTCGTGTGGTTGGCGATGTATTGGGTAAATTTCATCCTCACGGTGACCAATCTGCCTACGACGCATTGGTGCGTTTAGCGCAAAGCTTTTCATTGCGTTACCCACTAATTGATGGTCAGGGGAACTTTGGCTCACGCGATGGTGATGGTGCAGCTGCCATGCGTTATACCGAAGCGCGTTTAACCAAGATTGCAGGCTTACTTTTAAGTGAGATTGATGAAGGTACGGTAGATTTTGCGCCGAACTATGATGGCTCTTTTCAGGAGCCCAAATTACTTCCTGCGCGCCTGCCTTTTGTATTGCTCAATGGCGCTTCAGGTATTGCAGTTGGTATGGCTACCGAGATTCCTTCACACAATTTACGTGAAGTAGCCTCTGCAGCAATTGCGTTGATGAAGTCTCCCAAAATGTCTACTGCAGAACTGCTGGGAATCATGCCTGGCCCTGACTATCCAGGTGGCGGTCAGATCATTTCATCGCCAGCGGAAATTGCGCAAATTTACGAAACAGGGCGTGGAAGTATCAAGGTTCGTGCTCGTTGGTCTGTCGAAGAATTGGCTCGCGGCCAATGGCAAATAGTAGTTAATGAATTACCGCCATCAGCCTCCTCACAACGTGTATTGCAAGAGATTGAGGAAATCACCAATCCTAAAGTGAAGGTTGGTAAAAAAACCCTCACACCAGAGCAAAATAATTTGAAGTCGACCATCCTAAACGTGCTTGATGGTGTGCGTGATGAGTCAAGTAAAGATGCAGCTGTTCGTTTGGTCTTCGAGCCAAAGAGTAAAAACATTGATGTCAATGAATTTGTAAATCTATTGCTGGCGCATACCTCCTTAGAGTCCAATGCACCAATGAACTTGGTGATGATTGGTAATGATGGTCGTCCACGCCAAAAAGGCTTAAAAGAAATTTTGAGCGAGTGGGTTGAGTTCAGGGTATCTACAGTCACGCGCCGTACCCAATATCGACTGGGTAAAGTCAAAGATCGTATGCATATATTGGAAGGGCGCTTAATTGTTCTTCTCAATATCGATAAAGTCATCAAGATTATTCGTAACAGCGATGAGCCTAAATCCGATTTGATCAAAGAGTTCAAACTCTCTGATCGTCAAGCGGAAGATATCTTAGATATTCGTTTGCGTCAGTTAGCGCGTCTCGAGGGAATTAAGATTGAACAAGAACTCAAGCAACTGCAAACTGAACGAGATGATTTAGAAGGCTTACTCCAAAGTGATGCTGTACTGCGTAAACGCATCATTAAAGAGATCGAGTCAGATCTCAAAGATTTTGGTGATGATCGCCGTACCCTGATTCAAGAAGATAAGCGTGCTGTTGCTGAAACCAAAGTAATCGATGAACCTGTAACGGTAATCGTTTCCCAAAAAGGTTGGGTACGGGTACGTCAGGGCCATGAGCACGATGCTACGCAATTTAGCTTTAAGGCGGGTGATGCTTTGTATGGCACCTTCGAGGTTCGTACTATTGATGTTATACAGGGCTTTGGCAGTGATGGCCGTGTATATACCGTTCAAGTTAGTGAATTGCCAGGCGCGCGTGGTGATGGTTCACCGCTGACTAGCTTTGTAAACTTGGCTACTGGCTCTCAAATGGTGGCTTACTATGCTGGACAGCCTGATGACTTGGTCTTGCTCTCTACTAAAGCAGGCTATGGATTCTTGGCTAATGTTTCGGATATGAGCACGCGTAATAAGGCGGGTAAATCCTTTATTAGTGTCGATAGTAAAGTGCCTGGTGATGCACCATTGGGTGCTGCTAAAGTGAAGGTAGGCATGAAGCAAGTAGCCTGCCTATCGGAAGCTTCTAAGTTGTTGGTATTCTCCTTGGATGAATTAAAGCGTTTACCTACTGGTGGCAAAGGCGTCATTCTGATGGGTCTAGATGACAAGGAGTTTTTAGCGTCAGCAATTGCCGTCGGGTCTGATGGCGCTACTTATTCTGGAGCAGGACGTGCAGGCAAGCCTACTGAACTGAGTCTTGATGCCAAAACACTGAAATCTTTTGCTGGCAATCGCGCTCGCAAAGGACACTTTGTAGAGCCTCGCTTGAAAGACGGAAAGCTTAAAGCTAGCTAA
- a CDS encoding DNA topoisomerase IV subunit B, which produces MATRKTSEYSESSIQVLKGLEPVRQRPGMYTRTDNPLHIIQEVLDNASDEALGGFGKHITVTLHTDSSVSVEDDGRGIPVGIHPTEKLPVVEIVFTQLHAGGKFEKGTGGAYAFSGGLHGVGVSVTNALSKRLEVTVWREGQVSTLTFADGKVIEKLKTRASSKEDKSHGTRVRAWPDSKYFDSAAIPMPELIRLLRSKAVLLPGVKVTLIQEKSGDSQTWQYAQGLRGYLNEAIAQAGHGPEVIPPFEGEQYATGNGEDDSFAEGEGAAWVVSWTEDGAPVRESYVNLIPTPAGGTHESGLREGLFNAVKGFIEMHALQPKGVKLMPEDVFARASFILSAKVLDPQFQGQIKERLNSRDAVRLVSGYAKSALELWLNQHVDYGRKLADLVIKQAQARTRAGQKVEKKKSSGVAVLPGKLTDCESEDIAQNEIFLVEGDSAGGSAKMGRNKEYQAILPLRGKVLNTWEAERDRLFANNEVHDIAVAIGVDPHGLNDTPDLSNLRYGKVCILSDADVDGAHIQVLLLTLFYKHFPKLIDLGHIYISRPPLFRVDAPARGKKPAQKIYALDASELQAIEDKLRKDGVKETAWQISRFKGLGEMSAEQLWDTTLNPDTRRLLPVTLGAWTEDETFKTMDMLMGKSESGARRDWLEERGNEVEADI; this is translated from the coding sequence ATGGCTACCCGTAAAACTTCTGAATACAGCGAATCATCGATTCAGGTCCTAAAAGGACTAGAACCAGTCCGTCAGCGGCCTGGTATGTACACCCGAACCGACAACCCATTGCACATCATCCAGGAGGTGTTGGATAACGCCTCAGATGAAGCTTTAGGGGGATTTGGCAAACACATTACCGTCACTTTACATACTGATAGCAGCGTGAGCGTTGAGGATGATGGACGCGGTATTCCAGTGGGCATTCATCCTACGGAAAAGCTTCCTGTCGTTGAAATTGTCTTTACACAGTTACATGCTGGTGGCAAGTTTGAAAAAGGCACGGGCGGTGCTTATGCATTCTCAGGTGGTTTACATGGTGTCGGTGTCTCAGTAACCAATGCGCTATCGAAAAGATTAGAAGTCACCGTTTGGCGTGAGGGACAAGTTTCTACTTTGACCTTTGCTGATGGCAAGGTAATCGAAAAGCTTAAAACGAGAGCATCCTCAAAAGAAGATAAGTCACACGGTACCCGTGTGCGTGCATGGCCAGATAGCAAGTACTTTGATAGTGCTGCAATTCCTATGCCTGAGTTGATTCGTCTCTTGCGCTCTAAGGCAGTTCTCCTGCCAGGCGTTAAGGTTACTTTGATCCAAGAAAAGTCTGGTGATAGCCAAACATGGCAATATGCGCAAGGCTTACGAGGCTATCTCAATGAGGCTATAGCTCAGGCTGGCCATGGCCCAGAAGTGATTCCCCCATTTGAAGGTGAGCAATATGCAACCGGTAATGGCGAGGATGATTCTTTTGCTGAGGGCGAGGGCGCTGCATGGGTTGTGAGCTGGACTGAAGATGGTGCACCAGTTCGCGAGAGTTATGTAAACCTCATTCCCACTCCAGCTGGTGGTACGCATGAGAGTGGATTACGTGAAGGCTTATTTAATGCAGTAAAAGGCTTTATCGAAATGCATGCTTTGCAGCCTAAGGGTGTAAAGCTTATGCCTGAGGATGTATTTGCACGTGCTTCATTTATCTTATCCGCAAAAGTATTGGATCCACAGTTCCAAGGACAAATTAAAGAGCGCCTCAACTCAAGAGATGCAGTGCGTTTAGTGTCTGGCTATGCAAAATCAGCCCTTGAACTTTGGCTTAATCAACACGTTGACTATGGTCGTAAGCTTGCTGACTTAGTTATTAAACAAGCACAAGCACGGACTCGCGCTGGCCAAAAAGTAGAAAAGAAAAAATCTTCTGGCGTCGCCGTTTTACCGGGTAAGCTAACCGATTGCGAGAGTGAAGATATTGCCCAGAATGAAATCTTCCTAGTTGAGGGTGATTCAGCTGGCGGTTCGGCCAAAATGGGTCGTAATAAGGAATATCAAGCCATCCTGCCATTGCGCGGCAAGGTCTTAAACACCTGGGAAGCAGAGCGGGATCGTTTATTTGCCAATAATGAAGTGCACGATATCGCGGTAGCGATTGGGGTGGACCCTCACGGACTTAATGACACTCCAGACCTATCAAACTTACGTTACGGTAAGGTGTGCATTTTGTCTGATGCGGACGTAGATGGTGCGCATATTCAGGTTCTTTTACTCACCCTGTTCTACAAGCATTTCCCTAAATTAATTGATTTGGGACATATTTATATTTCACGTCCACCCCTCTTTAGGGTGGATGCACCAGCTCGCGGTAAGAAGCCAGCTCAAAAAATCTATGCTTTAGATGCTAGTGAATTGCAAGCGATTGAAGATAAATTACGTAAAGATGGCGTCAAAGAAACGGCATGGCAAATTTCTCGCTTCAAAGGTTTGGGCGAGATGAGTGCTGAGCAACTTTGGGATACCACTTTAAATCCCGATACCCGGCGCTTATTGCCTGTGACTTTAGGCGCTTGGACCGAAGACGAAACTTTTAAAACCATGGATATGTTGATGGGTAAATCAGAGTCTGGTGCCCGTCGTGACTGGCTTGAAGAGCGCGGTAATGAAGTAGAGGCGGATATTTAA
- a CDS encoding nucleotidyltransferase family protein yields MTLSSKSSTDTALRVAIILLAAGEGSRMGSIPKALLKKGGKTFLENFCIAASQLEPVQLIIVTGFHAPEIEIAYDSFKSLYQPSAQIIRNSDPERGQASSVRIGLEALNQEYDVLMVCLCDQPYVGVDEMRLLLDQFKLRSANQEILLPLVNGQRGNPVLFSRKVVTEILATPEMVCRTFMDIHPELIHHLKTENNAFIQDVDTPADILALGVTKS; encoded by the coding sequence ATGACTTTATCGAGTAAATCTTCGACTGATACTGCCTTACGAGTTGCCATCATCTTATTGGCAGCAGGCGAGGGGAGTCGTATGGGTTCGATTCCCAAAGCCTTACTTAAAAAAGGCGGAAAAACTTTTCTAGAAAACTTTTGCATAGCCGCTAGCCAACTTGAACCTGTGCAATTGATCATCGTTACTGGCTTTCATGCGCCAGAGATTGAGATAGCATATGACAGCTTCAAGAGTTTGTATCAGCCTTCAGCTCAAATCATTCGTAATTCAGATCCAGAAAGAGGGCAGGCATCATCTGTACGCATCGGCTTAGAAGCGTTAAATCAAGAATACGACGTCTTGATGGTGTGCTTATGTGATCAGCCTTATGTAGGTGTTGATGAGATGAGATTATTACTAGACCAATTCAAACTACGAAGTGCGAACCAAGAAATCCTCTTGCCATTGGTCAACGGGCAACGCGGAAATCCAGTACTGTTTTCCCGCAAGGTGGTGACGGAAATTTTAGCGACACCAGAAATGGTGTGTAGAACATTTATGGATATCCATCCGGAGCTGATTCACCATTTGAAAACAGAAAACAACGCTTTTATCCAAGACGTCGACACTCCAGCCGACATCCTGGCCTTAGGCGTTACAAAAAGTTAG